The following proteins come from a genomic window of Solea solea chromosome 3, fSolSol10.1, whole genome shotgun sequence:
- the osbpl8 gene encoding oxysterol-binding protein-related protein 8 isoform X1, producing MESTSESQQEPEKTLHQSELREHHANPAFVACSDDTVLLTPGRMSQRQVKERDKDKDREKEAGLQTPNREHVATPSTLSPGVSYTHGFERGKEDLLPLPLKEDSQSISKSKSETKLYNGSDKDVSASGGKLTKKESLKVQKKNYREEKKRATKELLSTITDPSVIVMADWLKIRGTLKSWTKLWCVLKPGVLLIYKTHKNGQWVGTVLLNACELIERPSKKDGFCFKLFHPLEQSIWAVKGPKGEAVGSITQPLPSSHLIFRAASESDGRCWMDALELALKCSGLLKRTMIREGKEDVSTVATGGEHSINFYSLLRAHNMHGFQFNDSDHLKDPDLYSDKSDREGEQDHEESDPEGLEKSEESDSDTSERQDDSYIDLDPNEQLWETPYLEQSHEELGEAGEAAQTETVSEENKSLIWTLLKQVRPGMDLSKVVLPTFILEPRSFLDKLSDYYYHADFLSEAAIEENAYNRMKKVVKWYISGFYKKPKGLKKPYNPIIGETYRCLWLHQQTNSKTFYIAEQVSHHPPVSAFYVSNRKDGFCLSGSILAKSKFYGNSLSAILDGEARLTFLNRGEDYVMNMPYAHCKGILYGTMTLELGGQITIACEKTGYSAQLEFKLRPFLGSSDSVNQVCGKIKLGKEVLATLEGHWDSEIFINDKKTGTMDTFWNPTPELRQSRLTRCNVPPEEQGEYESERLWQHVTRAINNKDQTEATNEKFILEEAQRKAARERKAKCEDWIPALFEQDPITGEWHYRYADTRPWDPLNDLIQFEKDGCIQTKVRHRTPMVRSGSLISLSNQGPRRDNCKCQVTVPKRKHKSDKPKSPESGCSSPEPDRHDSSGSERHKSKHNSRLRKKGADLSELQSAIDSIKQTQEDINRSIGVLRSRAAGRTESASFLQQRDYVIIVFLILLQVLINYIFK from the exons CTTTTGTAGCGTGCAGTGATGACACCGTCCTTCTGACGCCAGGCAGGATGAGCCAGCGCCAGGTGAAGGAGCgggacaaggacaaggacaggGAGAAGGAGGCGGGCCTTCAGACGCCCAACAGGGAGCATGTCGCCACACCTTCCACCCTCAGCCCAGGAGTGAGCTACACCCACG GTTttgagagagggaaggaggacCTCTTGCCTCTGCCTTTAAAAGAGGACTCACAATCCATATCTAAAAGCAAG TCTGAAACAAAGCTGTACAATGGCTCAGACAAGGATGTTTCAGCGTCTGGAGGAAAGCTCACCAAGAAAGAGTCTCTCAAG gtgcagaagaagaactacagggaagaaaagaagagggcAACCAAGGAGCTGCTCAGCACCATCACTGATCCTTCTGTCATCGTCATGGCCGACTGGCTAAAG ATCCGTGGCACTCTGAAGAGCTGGACCAAACTGTGGTGTGTGCTGAAGCCTGGCGTCCTGCTCATctataaaacccacaaaaacgGCCAATGGGTGGGAACGGTGCTGCTCAACGCCTGTGAGCTGATCGAGAGGCCTTCCAAGAAGGACGGCTTCTGCTTCAAGCTCTTCCACCCACTGGAACAGTCTATCTGGGCTGTCAAG GGTCCCAAAGGAGAAGCAGTGGGCTCCATCACGCAGCCATTACCCAGCAGCCACCTCATCTTCCGTGCTGCCTCCGAGTCTGATG GCCGATGCTGGATGGATGCCTTGGAGCTGGCCCTGAAATGCTCCGGCCTGTTGAAGAGAACCATGATCCGCGAGGGGAAAGAGGACGTGAGCACAGTAGCCACTGGTGGAGAACACTCCATTAATTTCTACAGCCTCCTCCGAGCCCATAACATGCACGGTTTCCA GTTCAATGACAGTGACCACTTGAAAGACCCAGACCTGTACTCGGACAAGTCAGATCGAGAAGGAGAGCAGGACCACGAGGAGTCCGACCCAGAAGGTCTGGAGAAGAGTGAGGAGAGCGACAGTGACACGTCAGAGCGTCAAGATGACTCCTACATTGACCTTGACCCAAATGAACAACTGTGGGAAACGCCATACCTGGAACAGTCCCATGAGGAACTTGGAGAG GCTGGTGAAGCTGCCCAGACAGAGACCGTATCAGAGGAGAACAAATCTCTGATCTGGACTTTGCTGAAGCAGGTCCGACCTGGCATGGACCTGTCCAAGGTGGTGTTGCCCACCTTCATCCTGGAGCCAAGGTCTTTTCTGGACAAACTGTCAGACTACTACTACCATGCAGACTTTCTGTCGGA GGCTGCGATTGAAGAGAACGCCTACAACCGCATGAAGAAGGTGGTGAAGTGGTACATTTCAGGATTTTACAAAAAGCCAAAG GGTTTGAAGAAGCCGTACAACCCCATTATTGGGGAGACGTATCGTTGCCTGTGGCTCCACCAACAGACCAACAGCAAGACCTTCTACATCGCAGAACAG GTATCCCATCATCCTCCAGTGTCAGCCTTCTATGTTAGTAACAGGAAGGATGGATTCTGCCTCAGTGGCAGCATCCTCGCCAAGTCCAAGTTTTATG gAAACTCCCTGTCAGCCATTTTAGATGGGGAGGCTCGGCTCACGTTTCTAAATCGAGGAGAGGACTATGTGATGAACATGCCCTATGCCCACTGTAAAG GCATCCTGTATGGCACCATGACCCTGGAGCTGGGCGGCCAGATCACCATCGCGTGTGAGAAAACAGGCTACAGTGCTCAGCTCGAGTTCAAACTGAGG CCATTCCTGGGCAGCAGTGACAGCGTCAATCAGGTCTGTGGAAAGATCAAGCTGGGGAAGGAGGTATTAGCCACGCTGGAAGGACACTGG GACAGCGAGATCTTCATCAATGACAAGAAGACGGGGACAATGGACACTTTCTGGAACCCCACGCCAGAGCTGAGACAGAGTCGGCTGACCCGCTGCAACGTCCCACCTGAGGAGCAGGGAGAATACGAGTCAGAAAG ACTGTGGCAGCACGTCACCCGGGCCATCAACAATAAGGACCAGACAGAGGCCACTAATGAGAAGTTTATTCTGGAGGAAGCTCAGAGGAAGGCGGCCCGTGAACGGAAAGCCAAATGCGAGGATTGGATCCCTGCTTTGTTTGAGCAAGACCCCATCACTGGGGAGTGGCATTACAGATATGCTGA CACAAGGCCGTGGGATCCACTCAATGACCTGATCCAGTTTGAGAAAGACGGCTGCATCCAGACCAAGGTCCGGCACCGAACCCCTATGGTACGTTCTGGCAGTCTTATTAGTCTGAGTAACCAGGGGCCACGGAGGGACAATTGCAAGTGCCAG GTAACGGTGCCAAAGAGGAAACACAAAAGTGACAAGCCCAAAAGCCCAGAGAGTGGCTGCTCTTCACCAGAACCCGACCGTCATGACTCATCTGGCAGTGAAC GACACAAAAGCAAGCATAACAGTCGGCTGAGGAAGAAAGGAGCCGACCTCAGTGAACTTCAAAGTGCCATTGACTCCATAAAGCAGACACAGGAGGATATTAACAG GAGCATCGGCGTTCTGCGGAGCCGTGCGGCGGGCCGGACGGAGAGCGCCTCGTTCCTCCAGCAGCGCGACTATGTCATCATCGTTTTCCTCATCCTCCTTCAGGTCCTGATCAACTACATCTTCAAGTAG
- the osbpl8 gene encoding oxysterol-binding protein-related protein 8 isoform X4 produces MSQRQVKERDKDKDREKEAGLQTPNREHVATPSTLSPGVSYTHGFERGKEDLLPLPLKEDSQSISKSKSETKLYNGSDKDVSASGGKLTKKESLKVQKKNYREEKKRATKELLSTITDPSVIVMADWLKIRGTLKSWTKLWCVLKPGVLLIYKTHKNGQWVGTVLLNACELIERPSKKDGFCFKLFHPLEQSIWAVKGPKGEAVGSITQPLPSSHLIFRAASESDGRCWMDALELALKCSGLLKRTMIREGKEDVSTVATGGEHSINFYSLLRAHNMHGFQFNDSDHLKDPDLYSDKSDREGEQDHEESDPEGLEKSEESDSDTSERQDDSYIDLDPNEQLWETPYLEQSHEELGEAGEAAQTETVSEENKSLIWTLLKQVRPGMDLSKVVLPTFILEPRSFLDKLSDYYYHADFLSEAAIEENAYNRMKKVVKWYISGFYKKPKGLKKPYNPIIGETYRCLWLHQQTNSKTFYIAEQVSHHPPVSAFYVSNRKDGFCLSGSILAKSKFYGNSLSAILDGEARLTFLNRGEDYVMNMPYAHCKGILYGTMTLELGGQITIACEKTGYSAQLEFKLRPFLGSSDSVNQVCGKIKLGKEVLATLEGHWDSEIFINDKKTGTMDTFWNPTPELRQSRLTRCNVPPEEQGEYESERLWQHVTRAINNKDQTEATNEKFILEEAQRKAARERKAKCEDWIPALFEQDPITGEWHYRYADTRPWDPLNDLIQFEKDGCIQTKVRHRTPMVRSGSLISLSNQGPRRDNCKCQVTVPKRKHKSDKPKSPESGCSSPEPDRHDSSGSERHKSKHNSRLRKKGADLSELQSAIDSIKQTQEDINRSIGVLRSRAAGRTESASFLQQRDYVIIVFLILLQVLINYIFK; encoded by the exons ATGAGCCAGCGCCAGGTGAAGGAGCgggacaaggacaaggacaggGAGAAGGAGGCGGGCCTTCAGACGCCCAACAGGGAGCATGTCGCCACACCTTCCACCCTCAGCCCAGGAGTGAGCTACACCCACG GTTttgagagagggaaggaggacCTCTTGCCTCTGCCTTTAAAAGAGGACTCACAATCCATATCTAAAAGCAAG TCTGAAACAAAGCTGTACAATGGCTCAGACAAGGATGTTTCAGCGTCTGGAGGAAAGCTCACCAAGAAAGAGTCTCTCAAG gtgcagaagaagaactacagggaagaaaagaagagggcAACCAAGGAGCTGCTCAGCACCATCACTGATCCTTCTGTCATCGTCATGGCCGACTGGCTAAAG ATCCGTGGCACTCTGAAGAGCTGGACCAAACTGTGGTGTGTGCTGAAGCCTGGCGTCCTGCTCATctataaaacccacaaaaacgGCCAATGGGTGGGAACGGTGCTGCTCAACGCCTGTGAGCTGATCGAGAGGCCTTCCAAGAAGGACGGCTTCTGCTTCAAGCTCTTCCACCCACTGGAACAGTCTATCTGGGCTGTCAAG GGTCCCAAAGGAGAAGCAGTGGGCTCCATCACGCAGCCATTACCCAGCAGCCACCTCATCTTCCGTGCTGCCTCCGAGTCTGATG GCCGATGCTGGATGGATGCCTTGGAGCTGGCCCTGAAATGCTCCGGCCTGTTGAAGAGAACCATGATCCGCGAGGGGAAAGAGGACGTGAGCACAGTAGCCACTGGTGGAGAACACTCCATTAATTTCTACAGCCTCCTCCGAGCCCATAACATGCACGGTTTCCA GTTCAATGACAGTGACCACTTGAAAGACCCAGACCTGTACTCGGACAAGTCAGATCGAGAAGGAGAGCAGGACCACGAGGAGTCCGACCCAGAAGGTCTGGAGAAGAGTGAGGAGAGCGACAGTGACACGTCAGAGCGTCAAGATGACTCCTACATTGACCTTGACCCAAATGAACAACTGTGGGAAACGCCATACCTGGAACAGTCCCATGAGGAACTTGGAGAG GCTGGTGAAGCTGCCCAGACAGAGACCGTATCAGAGGAGAACAAATCTCTGATCTGGACTTTGCTGAAGCAGGTCCGACCTGGCATGGACCTGTCCAAGGTGGTGTTGCCCACCTTCATCCTGGAGCCAAGGTCTTTTCTGGACAAACTGTCAGACTACTACTACCATGCAGACTTTCTGTCGGA GGCTGCGATTGAAGAGAACGCCTACAACCGCATGAAGAAGGTGGTGAAGTGGTACATTTCAGGATTTTACAAAAAGCCAAAG GGTTTGAAGAAGCCGTACAACCCCATTATTGGGGAGACGTATCGTTGCCTGTGGCTCCACCAACAGACCAACAGCAAGACCTTCTACATCGCAGAACAG GTATCCCATCATCCTCCAGTGTCAGCCTTCTATGTTAGTAACAGGAAGGATGGATTCTGCCTCAGTGGCAGCATCCTCGCCAAGTCCAAGTTTTATG gAAACTCCCTGTCAGCCATTTTAGATGGGGAGGCTCGGCTCACGTTTCTAAATCGAGGAGAGGACTATGTGATGAACATGCCCTATGCCCACTGTAAAG GCATCCTGTATGGCACCATGACCCTGGAGCTGGGCGGCCAGATCACCATCGCGTGTGAGAAAACAGGCTACAGTGCTCAGCTCGAGTTCAAACTGAGG CCATTCCTGGGCAGCAGTGACAGCGTCAATCAGGTCTGTGGAAAGATCAAGCTGGGGAAGGAGGTATTAGCCACGCTGGAAGGACACTGG GACAGCGAGATCTTCATCAATGACAAGAAGACGGGGACAATGGACACTTTCTGGAACCCCACGCCAGAGCTGAGACAGAGTCGGCTGACCCGCTGCAACGTCCCACCTGAGGAGCAGGGAGAATACGAGTCAGAAAG ACTGTGGCAGCACGTCACCCGGGCCATCAACAATAAGGACCAGACAGAGGCCACTAATGAGAAGTTTATTCTGGAGGAAGCTCAGAGGAAGGCGGCCCGTGAACGGAAAGCCAAATGCGAGGATTGGATCCCTGCTTTGTTTGAGCAAGACCCCATCACTGGGGAGTGGCATTACAGATATGCTGA CACAAGGCCGTGGGATCCACTCAATGACCTGATCCAGTTTGAGAAAGACGGCTGCATCCAGACCAAGGTCCGGCACCGAACCCCTATGGTACGTTCTGGCAGTCTTATTAGTCTGAGTAACCAGGGGCCACGGAGGGACAATTGCAAGTGCCAG GTAACGGTGCCAAAGAGGAAACACAAAAGTGACAAGCCCAAAAGCCCAGAGAGTGGCTGCTCTTCACCAGAACCCGACCGTCATGACTCATCTGGCAGTGAAC GACACAAAAGCAAGCATAACAGTCGGCTGAGGAAGAAAGGAGCCGACCTCAGTGAACTTCAAAGTGCCATTGACTCCATAAAGCAGACACAGGAGGATATTAACAG GAGCATCGGCGTTCTGCGGAGCCGTGCGGCGGGCCGGACGGAGAGCGCCTCGTTCCTCCAGCAGCGCGACTATGTCATCATCGTTTTCCTCATCCTCCTTCAGGTCCTGATCAACTACATCTTCAAGTAG
- the osbpl8 gene encoding oxysterol-binding protein-related protein 8 isoform X2: MESTSESQQEPEKTLHQSELREHHANPAFVACSDDTVLLTPGRMSQRQVKERDKDKDREKEAGLQTPNREHVATPSTLSPGVSYTHGFERGKEDLLPLPLKEDSQSISKSKSETKLYNGSDKDVSASGGKLTKKESLKVQKKNYREEKKRATKELLSTITDPSVIVMADWLKIRGTLKSWTKLWCVLKPGVLLIYKTHKNGQWVGTVLLNACELIERPSKKDGFCFKLFHPLEQSIWAVKGPKGEAVGSITQPLPSSHLIFRAASESDGRCWMDALELALKCSGLLKRTMIREGKEDVSTVATGGEHSINFYSLLRAHNMHGFQFNDSDHLKDPDLYSDKSDREGEQDHEESDPEGLEKSEESDSDTSERQDDSYIDLDPNEQLWETPYLEQSHEELGEAGEAAQTETVSEENKSLIWTLLKQVRPGMDLSKVVLPTFILEPRSFLDKLSDYYYHADFLSEAAIEENAYNRMKKVVKWYISGFYKKPKGLKKPYNPIIGETYRCLWLHQQTNSKTFYIAEQVSHHPPVSAFYVSNRKDGFCLSGSILAKSKFYGNSLSAILDGEARLTFLNRGEDYVMNMPYAHCKGILYGTMTLELGGQITIACEKTGYSAQLEFKLRPFLGSSDSVNQVCGKIKLGKEVLATLEGHWDSEIFINDKKTGTMDTFWNPTPELRQSRLTRCNVPPEEQGEYESERLWQHVTRAINNKDQTEATNEKFILEEAQRKAARERKAKCEDWIPALFEQDPITGEWHYRYADTRPWDPLNDLIQFEKDGCIQTKVRHRTPMVTVPKRKHKSDKPKSPESGCSSPEPDRHDSSGSERHKSKHNSRLRKKGADLSELQSAIDSIKQTQEDINRSIGVLRSRAAGRTESASFLQQRDYVIIVFLILLQVLINYIFK; the protein is encoded by the exons CTTTTGTAGCGTGCAGTGATGACACCGTCCTTCTGACGCCAGGCAGGATGAGCCAGCGCCAGGTGAAGGAGCgggacaaggacaaggacaggGAGAAGGAGGCGGGCCTTCAGACGCCCAACAGGGAGCATGTCGCCACACCTTCCACCCTCAGCCCAGGAGTGAGCTACACCCACG GTTttgagagagggaaggaggacCTCTTGCCTCTGCCTTTAAAAGAGGACTCACAATCCATATCTAAAAGCAAG TCTGAAACAAAGCTGTACAATGGCTCAGACAAGGATGTTTCAGCGTCTGGAGGAAAGCTCACCAAGAAAGAGTCTCTCAAG gtgcagaagaagaactacagggaagaaaagaagagggcAACCAAGGAGCTGCTCAGCACCATCACTGATCCTTCTGTCATCGTCATGGCCGACTGGCTAAAG ATCCGTGGCACTCTGAAGAGCTGGACCAAACTGTGGTGTGTGCTGAAGCCTGGCGTCCTGCTCATctataaaacccacaaaaacgGCCAATGGGTGGGAACGGTGCTGCTCAACGCCTGTGAGCTGATCGAGAGGCCTTCCAAGAAGGACGGCTTCTGCTTCAAGCTCTTCCACCCACTGGAACAGTCTATCTGGGCTGTCAAG GGTCCCAAAGGAGAAGCAGTGGGCTCCATCACGCAGCCATTACCCAGCAGCCACCTCATCTTCCGTGCTGCCTCCGAGTCTGATG GCCGATGCTGGATGGATGCCTTGGAGCTGGCCCTGAAATGCTCCGGCCTGTTGAAGAGAACCATGATCCGCGAGGGGAAAGAGGACGTGAGCACAGTAGCCACTGGTGGAGAACACTCCATTAATTTCTACAGCCTCCTCCGAGCCCATAACATGCACGGTTTCCA GTTCAATGACAGTGACCACTTGAAAGACCCAGACCTGTACTCGGACAAGTCAGATCGAGAAGGAGAGCAGGACCACGAGGAGTCCGACCCAGAAGGTCTGGAGAAGAGTGAGGAGAGCGACAGTGACACGTCAGAGCGTCAAGATGACTCCTACATTGACCTTGACCCAAATGAACAACTGTGGGAAACGCCATACCTGGAACAGTCCCATGAGGAACTTGGAGAG GCTGGTGAAGCTGCCCAGACAGAGACCGTATCAGAGGAGAACAAATCTCTGATCTGGACTTTGCTGAAGCAGGTCCGACCTGGCATGGACCTGTCCAAGGTGGTGTTGCCCACCTTCATCCTGGAGCCAAGGTCTTTTCTGGACAAACTGTCAGACTACTACTACCATGCAGACTTTCTGTCGGA GGCTGCGATTGAAGAGAACGCCTACAACCGCATGAAGAAGGTGGTGAAGTGGTACATTTCAGGATTTTACAAAAAGCCAAAG GGTTTGAAGAAGCCGTACAACCCCATTATTGGGGAGACGTATCGTTGCCTGTGGCTCCACCAACAGACCAACAGCAAGACCTTCTACATCGCAGAACAG GTATCCCATCATCCTCCAGTGTCAGCCTTCTATGTTAGTAACAGGAAGGATGGATTCTGCCTCAGTGGCAGCATCCTCGCCAAGTCCAAGTTTTATG gAAACTCCCTGTCAGCCATTTTAGATGGGGAGGCTCGGCTCACGTTTCTAAATCGAGGAGAGGACTATGTGATGAACATGCCCTATGCCCACTGTAAAG GCATCCTGTATGGCACCATGACCCTGGAGCTGGGCGGCCAGATCACCATCGCGTGTGAGAAAACAGGCTACAGTGCTCAGCTCGAGTTCAAACTGAGG CCATTCCTGGGCAGCAGTGACAGCGTCAATCAGGTCTGTGGAAAGATCAAGCTGGGGAAGGAGGTATTAGCCACGCTGGAAGGACACTGG GACAGCGAGATCTTCATCAATGACAAGAAGACGGGGACAATGGACACTTTCTGGAACCCCACGCCAGAGCTGAGACAGAGTCGGCTGACCCGCTGCAACGTCCCACCTGAGGAGCAGGGAGAATACGAGTCAGAAAG ACTGTGGCAGCACGTCACCCGGGCCATCAACAATAAGGACCAGACAGAGGCCACTAATGAGAAGTTTATTCTGGAGGAAGCTCAGAGGAAGGCGGCCCGTGAACGGAAAGCCAAATGCGAGGATTGGATCCCTGCTTTGTTTGAGCAAGACCCCATCACTGGGGAGTGGCATTACAGATATGCTGA CACAAGGCCGTGGGATCCACTCAATGACCTGATCCAGTTTGAGAAAGACGGCTGCATCCAGACCAAGGTCCGGCACCGAACCCCTATG GTAACGGTGCCAAAGAGGAAACACAAAAGTGACAAGCCCAAAAGCCCAGAGAGTGGCTGCTCTTCACCAGAACCCGACCGTCATGACTCATCTGGCAGTGAAC GACACAAAAGCAAGCATAACAGTCGGCTGAGGAAGAAAGGAGCCGACCTCAGTGAACTTCAAAGTGCCATTGACTCCATAAAGCAGACACAGGAGGATATTAACAG GAGCATCGGCGTTCTGCGGAGCCGTGCGGCGGGCCGGACGGAGAGCGCCTCGTTCCTCCAGCAGCGCGACTATGTCATCATCGTTTTCCTCATCCTCCTTCAGGTCCTGATCAACTACATCTTCAAGTAG
- the osbpl8 gene encoding oxysterol-binding protein-related protein 8 isoform X5, protein MMKEEGLLSRRRFSTCGATASLRPPHPDGRKLIRNASFGGYNELSPISLPGFERGKEDLLPLPLKEDSQSISKSKSETKLYNGSDKDVSASGGKLTKKESLKVQKKNYREEKKRATKELLSTITDPSVIVMADWLKIRGTLKSWTKLWCVLKPGVLLIYKTHKNGQWVGTVLLNACELIERPSKKDGFCFKLFHPLEQSIWAVKGPKGEAVGSITQPLPSSHLIFRAASESDGRCWMDALELALKCSGLLKRTMIREGKEDVSTVATGGEHSINFYSLLRAHNMHGFQFNDSDHLKDPDLYSDKSDREGEQDHEESDPEGLEKSEESDSDTSERQDDSYIDLDPNEQLWETPYLEQSHEELGEAGEAAQTETVSEENKSLIWTLLKQVRPGMDLSKVVLPTFILEPRSFLDKLSDYYYHADFLSEAAIEENAYNRMKKVVKWYISGFYKKPKGLKKPYNPIIGETYRCLWLHQQTNSKTFYIAEQVSHHPPVSAFYVSNRKDGFCLSGSILAKSKFYGNSLSAILDGEARLTFLNRGEDYVMNMPYAHCKGILYGTMTLELGGQITIACEKTGYSAQLEFKLRPFLGSSDSVNQVCGKIKLGKEVLATLEGHWDSEIFINDKKTGTMDTFWNPTPELRQSRLTRCNVPPEEQGEYESERLWQHVTRAINNKDQTEATNEKFILEEAQRKAARERKAKCEDWIPALFEQDPITGEWHYRYADTRPWDPLNDLIQFEKDGCIQTKVRHRTPMVTVPKRKHKSDKPKSPESGCSSPEPDRHDSSGSERHKSKHNSRLRKKGADLSELQSAIDSIKQTQEDINRSIGVLRSRAAGRTESASFLQQRDYVIIVFLILLQVLINYIFK, encoded by the exons ATGATGAAAGAGGAGGGCCTGCTGAGTCGTCGCCGTTTTTCCACATGCGGCGCAACAGCATCGCTTCGACCCCCACATCCGGATGGCCGGAAACTCATCCGCAATGCCTCCTTTGGAGGCTATAACGAGTTGTCGCCTATCTCACTGCCAG GTTttgagagagggaaggaggacCTCTTGCCTCTGCCTTTAAAAGAGGACTCACAATCCATATCTAAAAGCAAG TCTGAAACAAAGCTGTACAATGGCTCAGACAAGGATGTTTCAGCGTCTGGAGGAAAGCTCACCAAGAAAGAGTCTCTCAAG gtgcagaagaagaactacagggaagaaaagaagagggcAACCAAGGAGCTGCTCAGCACCATCACTGATCCTTCTGTCATCGTCATGGCCGACTGGCTAAAG ATCCGTGGCACTCTGAAGAGCTGGACCAAACTGTGGTGTGTGCTGAAGCCTGGCGTCCTGCTCATctataaaacccacaaaaacgGCCAATGGGTGGGAACGGTGCTGCTCAACGCCTGTGAGCTGATCGAGAGGCCTTCCAAGAAGGACGGCTTCTGCTTCAAGCTCTTCCACCCACTGGAACAGTCTATCTGGGCTGTCAAG GGTCCCAAAGGAGAAGCAGTGGGCTCCATCACGCAGCCATTACCCAGCAGCCACCTCATCTTCCGTGCTGCCTCCGAGTCTGATG GCCGATGCTGGATGGATGCCTTGGAGCTGGCCCTGAAATGCTCCGGCCTGTTGAAGAGAACCATGATCCGCGAGGGGAAAGAGGACGTGAGCACAGTAGCCACTGGTGGAGAACACTCCATTAATTTCTACAGCCTCCTCCGAGCCCATAACATGCACGGTTTCCA GTTCAATGACAGTGACCACTTGAAAGACCCAGACCTGTACTCGGACAAGTCAGATCGAGAAGGAGAGCAGGACCACGAGGAGTCCGACCCAGAAGGTCTGGAGAAGAGTGAGGAGAGCGACAGTGACACGTCAGAGCGTCAAGATGACTCCTACATTGACCTTGACCCAAATGAACAACTGTGGGAAACGCCATACCTGGAACAGTCCCATGAGGAACTTGGAGAG GCTGGTGAAGCTGCCCAGACAGAGACCGTATCAGAGGAGAACAAATCTCTGATCTGGACTTTGCTGAAGCAGGTCCGACCTGGCATGGACCTGTCCAAGGTGGTGTTGCCCACCTTCATCCTGGAGCCAAGGTCTTTTCTGGACAAACTGTCAGACTACTACTACCATGCAGACTTTCTGTCGGA GGCTGCGATTGAAGAGAACGCCTACAACCGCATGAAGAAGGTGGTGAAGTGGTACATTTCAGGATTTTACAAAAAGCCAAAG GGTTTGAAGAAGCCGTACAACCCCATTATTGGGGAGACGTATCGTTGCCTGTGGCTCCACCAACAGACCAACAGCAAGACCTTCTACATCGCAGAACAG GTATCCCATCATCCTCCAGTGTCAGCCTTCTATGTTAGTAACAGGAAGGATGGATTCTGCCTCAGTGGCAGCATCCTCGCCAAGTCCAAGTTTTATG gAAACTCCCTGTCAGCCATTTTAGATGGGGAGGCTCGGCTCACGTTTCTAAATCGAGGAGAGGACTATGTGATGAACATGCCCTATGCCCACTGTAAAG GCATCCTGTATGGCACCATGACCCTGGAGCTGGGCGGCCAGATCACCATCGCGTGTGAGAAAACAGGCTACAGTGCTCAGCTCGAGTTCAAACTGAGG CCATTCCTGGGCAGCAGTGACAGCGTCAATCAGGTCTGTGGAAAGATCAAGCTGGGGAAGGAGGTATTAGCCACGCTGGAAGGACACTGG GACAGCGAGATCTTCATCAATGACAAGAAGACGGGGACAATGGACACTTTCTGGAACCCCACGCCAGAGCTGAGACAGAGTCGGCTGACCCGCTGCAACGTCCCACCTGAGGAGCAGGGAGAATACGAGTCAGAAAG ACTGTGGCAGCACGTCACCCGGGCCATCAACAATAAGGACCAGACAGAGGCCACTAATGAGAAGTTTATTCTGGAGGAAGCTCAGAGGAAGGCGGCCCGTGAACGGAAAGCCAAATGCGAGGATTGGATCCCTGCTTTGTTTGAGCAAGACCCCATCACTGGGGAGTGGCATTACAGATATGCTGA CACAAGGCCGTGGGATCCACTCAATGACCTGATCCAGTTTGAGAAAGACGGCTGCATCCAGACCAAGGTCCGGCACCGAACCCCTATG GTAACGGTGCCAAAGAGGAAACACAAAAGTGACAAGCCCAAAAGCCCAGAGAGTGGCTGCTCTTCACCAGAACCCGACCGTCATGACTCATCTGGCAGTGAAC GACACAAAAGCAAGCATAACAGTCGGCTGAGGAAGAAAGGAGCCGACCTCAGTGAACTTCAAAGTGCCATTGACTCCATAAAGCAGACACAGGAGGATATTAACAG GAGCATCGGCGTTCTGCGGAGCCGTGCGGCGGGCCGGACGGAGAGCGCCTCGTTCCTCCAGCAGCGCGACTATGTCATCATCGTTTTCCTCATCCTCCTTCAGGTCCTGATCAACTACATCTTCAAGTAG